One window from the genome of Salvia miltiorrhiza cultivar Shanhuang (shh) chromosome 7, IMPLAD_Smil_shh, whole genome shotgun sequence encodes:
- the LOC130991818 gene encoding (-)-5-epieremophilene synthase STPS3-like, whose amino-acid sequence MAATQVEIQRPIANFSPSLWGDQFIKNDSGAKAAEKHCKAVEELKKEVMNMITAAGSNLVEAMNLIDTLERLGISYHFEKEIDQKLHHFFNLNTDYSDESYDLYTVSLHFRVFRQHGHRISSDIFGRWIDENGKFKEGLKNDGKGLLSLYEASYLRTRGETILDDALEFATATLNSIAPHLESPLSKQVVHALIQPMHYGNPRIEAHNFISIYEEYQEKNEFLLRFAKLDYNLLQMLHKEELHEVSRWWKELDLVSKLPYARDRVVECFFWAMGVYHEPQYSRARIMLTKTITMTSIIDDTYDAYGVIEELDIFTEAIERWNMEEMKKLPEYIKPFYKALLELYEQFEEELAEEGRSYAAHYAIESLKELVRSYHVEAKWFIQGYLPPFEEYLKNALITCTYCYHTTTSLLGVESAVEEDFQWLAKKPKMLVAGLLICRVIDDIATYEVEKERGQSATGIESYMRDNNATIEEAVAKFFEIATDAWKDINEECLMPSPYSRDVLMRILNLERIIDVTYKGNEDGYTQPEKVLKPHIIALFVDPIN is encoded by the exons ATGGCTGCAACACAAGTAGAAATTCAGAGGCCCATCGCCAATTTCTCCCCAAGTTTGTGGGGCGATCAGTTCATCAAGAATGATTCTGGTGCTAAG GCTGCGGAGAAACATTGCAAGGCAGTTGAAGAGTTGAAGAAGGAAGTTATGAATATGATAACTGCTGCTGGAAGCAATCTTGTTGAAGCGATGAACCTTATTGACACACTCGAACGCCTTGGCATTTCTTATCATTTTGAAAAGGAGATTGACCAAAAATTGCACCATTTTTTCAATCTGAATACAGATTACAGTGACGAGTCCTATGATTTGTACACTGTTTCTCTTCATTTCCGAGTATTCAGGCAACATGGCCACCGTATATCTTCTG ATATTTTTGGTAGATGGATTGATGAGAACGGAAAATTCAAGGAAGGCCTTAAGAATGATGGCAAGGGTTTGCTAAGTCTGTACGAAGCGTCGTATCTGAGAACACGTGGAGAAACCATACTGGACGACGCGCTTGAATTTGCTACTGCCACTCTAAACTCCATAGCGCCACACCTTGAATCTCCTCTTAGCAAACAAGTGGTGCATGCCCTAATTCAACCCATGCACTATGGAAACCCAAGAATCGAAGCCCATAACTTTATCTCCATATATGAAGAATATCAAGAAAAGAATGAATTTCTGTTGAGGTTTGCCAAGTTGGATTATAACCTATTGCAAATGCTTCACAAGGAGGAGCTCCATGAAGTCTCAAG GTGGTGGAAAGAATTGGACTTGGtgtcgaaacttccatatgcAAGAGACAGAGTGGTGGAGTGCTTCTTTTGGGCAATGGGAGTATACCACGAACCACAATATTCTCGTGCTCGTATCATGCTCACCAAAACCATCACTATGACCTCTATCATTGATGACACTTATGATGCCTATGGTGTCATTGAAGAACTTGACATTTTTACTGAGGCAATTGAGAG GTGGAATATGGAAGAGATGAAAAAGCTACCCGAGTATATCAAGCCATTCTACAAAGCTCTTTTGGAACTGTATGAGCAATTTGAAGAAGAATTGGCTGAGGAAGGAAGATCCTACGCAGCACACTATGCCATAGAATCT cTTAAAGAACTGGTGAGGAGCTACCATGTTGAGGCAAAGTGGTTTATACAAGGATATTTACCACCATTTGAGGAGTACCTAAAGAATGCACTCATCACCTGCACTTACTGTTACCACACAACCACGTCGTTGTTGGGAGTCGAATCCGCCGTCGAGGAAGACTTTCAATGGCTAGCCAAGAAGCCCAAAATGCTCGTAGCAGGGCTCCTCATTTGCCGAGTCATTGATGACATAGCTACTTATGAG GTGGAAAAGGAGAGAGGTCAGAGTGCTACTGGCATTGAATCTTACATGAGGGATAATAACGCAACAATAGAAGAAGCGGTGGCTAAATTCTTCGAGATAGCAACAGATGCGTGGAAGGATATAAATGAGGAGTGTCTGATGCCATCTCCTTATTCAAGAGATGTATTGATGAGAATCTTGAATCTTGAACGCATCATAGATGTTACTTACAAAGGCAACGAAGATGGCTATACCCAACCTGAGAAAGTTTTGAAGCCACACATCATTGCTTTGTTCGTGGATCCTATTAATTAA